CGCCCGTCGAACGAGCGCGACGTGACCTGCTCGGGGCTGAAGTAGACGACGGTTCCGACGAGCGTCCCGGTCTTCGTGAGGCGGTCCTCGCTCGTCGCGAGCGCGAGGCCGAAGTCCATCACGCGCGCCCGGATGTGGCCCGTGTCGTCGCGCGAGGTCATGATGTTCTCGGGCTTGATGTCGCGATGGACGATGCCGCGCGAGTGGCTGTAGTCGAGCGCGTCGGCGACCTGCGTCCCGACGTCGAGCACGTCGCCGAGCCGGAGCGAGCCCTCGCGGAGGAGCTGCCGCAGGTTCGTGTTCGCGAGGACCGGCATCACGAAGAAGAGCGACCCCTCGTGCCGGCCGAGGTCGTAGATCGGGACGATGGACGGGTGGTCCATCTGCGCGACGATCTGGGCCTCGCGCTGGAAGCGCTCCTCGGCGTCCTTCGTGAGGTTGCCGGGCGGGATCAGCTTGACCGCGACGTCGCGGTTCAGAACCGGGTCTTTCGCGCGGTAGACGACACCCATCCCGCCGCGCCCCAGCTCGGAGAGGATTTCGTACCGGTCTGCGAGCTTCGTACCGATCACGTCGGGGTGACGCTCCTCATCTGCTTGAGACTGATGCGCAGGATGATACTCCGGGCGTCAGGCCCAGCCGGCGAGGGACTCGTCGAGCGTCTTCAGGGCGTCGTCCACCTCGGACGCCGAGACGATCAGGGGCGGGGAGATCCGGATGACGTTGCCGTAGAGGCCGCCCTTGCCGATCAGGAGCCCGCGGGCTTTCGTCTCCTCGAAGAGGCGGGCCGCCTTCTCCGGGGCGGGTGTCCGGTCCTGCACCGTCTCGTCCGCCACGAGCTCGAGGCCCTGCATGAGGCCCATGCCGCGCACGTCGCCGATCGTCTTCGGATATTTCTTCCTGAGCCCGTCGAGCCCGGCCCTGAGGCGCGCGCCCATCTCGGCCGCGCGCTTCCGGACGTCGATTTCCTCCATGACGGCGATCGTCGCGTTCGCGGCCGTCGAGGAAATGGGGTTCCCGCCGAACGTCGAGATCGTGAGCGCCTTGAACGAGTCCGCGACTTCCGGTGTCGCGATCGTCACGCCGAGCGGCATCCCGTTCGCGACGCCCTTGGCCATCGTCATGATCTCGGGCTCGACGTTCCAGTGCGAGATGCCGTACCAGTGGGTCCCCGTCCGGCCGAAGCCGGTCTGCACCTCGTCGCAGATGAAGACGCCGCCGAATTTCCGGACGATTCCGACGGCGATCTCGAAGTACTCCTTCGGAGGCGTGATGAAGCCGCCGACGCCCTGGATCGGCTCGGCGAGGAAGCCGGCGATCTGGCCCGTCGTCGTCGTCCGGACGATCTCCTCGATGTCCTTCGCGCAGGCGACGCCGCAGGAGGGGTAGGTGAGCTTGAGCGGGCACCGGTAGCAGTACGGCGACGGCGCGTGCTTGATCCCGGCGACCTGGGTCGGGACCGCGCGCCACGGGGCGTGCGCCGTGAGCGACTGCGCGAGGATCGAGCGGCCGGAGTAGCCGTGGCGCAGCGCGATGATCTCGAGCCGGCCCGTGTAGACCTGCGCCAGCACGACGGCGGTCTCGTCGGCCTCGGTGCCCGAGCCCGTGAAGTACGACTTCCGGAGCCGGCCCGGCGTGATCCGCGCGAGCGTCTCGGCGAGCTGGACGATCGGGAGCGTCGGGTAGAGCGTCGAGACGTGCCCGAGCCGGTCCACCTGCGCCTTGACGGCCGCGTTCACCTTGTCGTTCGCGTGCCCGACGGAGACCGTGAGGATCCCGCCGAAGAAGTCGAGGTACTTCTTCCCGTCGGCGTCCTTCAGGTACATCCCCTTGCCCGACTCGAGGACGACCGACTCCTTGTAGTAGTTCGTGACCGACGGGAAGAGAAATTCTTTGTGCTTTGCGCGGACGTCGGCGGACGTGGCGGTCTTGGCGTCGGAAATCGTGCTCATGGCGGTGAATTATGCTCTCCGGCGTGTACTTCAAGCAGTTCTACCTCGGGTGCCTCGCGCACGCCTCCTACCTCATCGGCGACGCCGGCGAGGCGGCCGTCGTGGACCCGCGCCGCGACGTGGACGAGTATCTCGACGAGGCCCGCGCGCAGGGCCTCACGATCAAGTGGGTCCTCGAGACGCACCTCCACGCGGACTTCGTGAGCGGCCACCGGGAGCTCGCGGCGCGGACGGGCGCCACGATCGTCTTCGGCGACAAGGCCCGCGCGGCCTTTCCGCACCGCGGGGTGAACGGCGGCGAGGAGATCGCTCTCGGCGGCCTCGTCCTGCGCTTTTTAGAGACCCCCGGCCACACGCCCGAGAGCATCTCGATCCTCGTCCTCGACCCCGAGCCGCGCCTCGTCTTCACGGGCGACACGCTCTTCATCGGCGACGTCGGCCGGCCCGACCTCGCGGCCTCGCCGGGCGGCGTCACGCCGCAGGACATGGCCGGCGCGCTCTACGACTCGCTGCACGGCAAGCTCCTGACGCTGCCGGACGACGTCGCCGTCTACCCGGCGCACGGCGCGGGCTCGCTCTGCGGCCGGAACATCTCGAGCGAGACGTCCTCGACGATCGGCGTGCAGCGCCGGACGAACTACGCGCTCCGCCCGATGCCGAAAGAGGACTTCGTGCGCCTGATGACGGCGGATCTCCCGGAGGTCCCCGCGTACTTCCCGCGCGACGTCGAGCTGAACCGCGCCGGCGCGCCGCCGCTCGAGACGCGCGCCCCCGCCGCGCTCGACGCCTCCGAGGTGCGCCGCCTCGCGGAGGCTGGCGCGACCGTCCTCGACGTCCGTCCGCCCGCAGCCTTCGGCGCCGGGCACCCCGAGAGTGCCGTGCACATAGGCCTCTCGGGACAGTTCGCGTCGTGGGCGGGAGCGCTCCTCCCGC
The window above is part of the Acidobacteriota bacterium genome. Proteins encoded here:
- a CDS encoding aspartate aminotransferase family protein; this translates as MSTISDAKTATSADVRAKHKEFLFPSVTNYYKESVVLESGKGMYLKDADGKKYLDFFGGILTVSVGHANDKVNAAVKAQVDRLGHVSTLYPTLPIVQLAETLARITPGRLRKSYFTGSGTEADETAVVLAQVYTGRLEIIALRHGYSGRSILAQSLTAHAPWRAVPTQVAGIKHAPSPYCYRCPLKLTYPSCGVACAKDIEEIVRTTTTGQIAGFLAEPIQGVGGFITPPKEYFEIAVGIVRKFGGVFICDEVQTGFGRTGTHWYGISHWNVEPEIMTMAKGVANGMPLGVTIATPEVADSFKALTISTFGGNPISSTAANATIAVMEEIDVRKRAAEMGARLRAGLDGLRKKYPKTIGDVRGMGLMQGLELVADETVQDRTPAPEKAARLFEETKARGLLIGKGGLYGNVIRISPPLIVSASEVDDALKTLDESLAGWA
- a CDS encoding MBL fold metallo-hydrolase, with the translated sequence MYFKQFYLGCLAHASYLIGDAGEAAVVDPRRDVDEYLDEARAQGLTIKWVLETHLHADFVSGHRELAARTGATIVFGDKARAAFPHRGVNGGEEIALGGLVLRFLETPGHTPESISILVLDPEPRLVFTGDTLFIGDVGRPDLAASPGGVTPQDMAGALYDSLHGKLLTLPDDVAVYPAHGAGSLCGRNISSETSSTIGVQRRTNYALRPMPKEDFVRLMTADLPEVPAYFPRDVELNRAGAPPLETRAPAALDASEVRRLAEAGATVLDVRPPAAFGAGHPESAVHIGLSGQFASWAGALLPPEKPIVLVTEDAAQAQEAATRLARVGLENVAGYLDGGVAAWDRGGFPVARLEQIDVAELEARRLEDPGLKIFDVRRPGEYSAGHVPGAVPVPLDRLAREIDTMPVAGRIAIICASGYRSSVAGSLLLHRKGAEPINVVGGTNAWVAAGYPVGKGRRERGGISRR